In Microvenator marinus, one genomic interval encodes:
- a CDS encoding DEAD/DEAH box helicase: MSRDLLRTEGREELWAIMDFAQPSLLSSKADFKARYEEPIERRGPEGDQAAQGLLAALGNHYLRRTKEEELADQLPNKTHQVFEAPMSPQQFEIYDAVRRWYVATQQGPLPAISGLIMACAHPLAVNPDVLEAVGYSKSFTQETQGAELMEMSAKFAYLREALEHVASAGEKAILFTRFKDLQLLLQRFLTGEFKIHPRIVNGEVAGNSRQSLIDRFNEGKGFGCIIMSTDAAGVGVNVTGANHVFHVTRPWNPAKEMQATDRAYRIGQTRDVTVHLPVVMHPTLNSLDKLLHDLLESKRELATQVIRPSGSLDITWEDLEEGLGTVASHETVESVLPSNLPSFKTPELVLNLLESPVLRERLDRHGVQGNDLKVVLSFALEREGRTTVSQLARCMNRDESRVARMISPLMNVLNRDGYMVLRREEGLLHLNKDLLHQQFA; this comes from the coding sequence TTGTCTCGCGATCTTCTTCGAACCGAAGGAAGGGAGGAGCTCTGGGCAATCATGGACTTTGCGCAGCCCAGTCTTCTGAGTTCCAAAGCAGACTTTAAGGCAAGGTATGAAGAGCCGATCGAGCGACGCGGGCCAGAAGGGGACCAGGCGGCCCAAGGGTTGCTCGCTGCGTTGGGCAATCATTATCTGCGCCGAACCAAGGAGGAGGAGCTCGCTGATCAGCTTCCGAACAAGACTCACCAGGTGTTTGAAGCACCGATGAGCCCCCAACAGTTCGAGATTTACGATGCGGTCAGACGCTGGTATGTGGCAACTCAGCAAGGCCCTCTGCCCGCGATTAGCGGACTGATTATGGCCTGTGCGCATCCACTCGCCGTCAACCCGGATGTCTTAGAGGCCGTGGGATATTCGAAGAGCTTCACGCAGGAGACCCAAGGCGCGGAGCTCATGGAGATGAGTGCCAAGTTCGCGTATCTTCGCGAGGCTCTGGAGCATGTCGCGAGCGCCGGTGAAAAGGCGATCTTGTTCACCCGCTTTAAGGACTTACAGCTCTTGCTCCAGCGCTTCTTGACTGGTGAGTTCAAGATTCATCCTCGAATCGTGAATGGGGAAGTGGCTGGAAATTCCCGACAGTCGCTCATCGATCGCTTCAATGAGGGCAAGGGGTTTGGTTGCATCATCATGTCGACGGATGCGGCGGGCGTGGGTGTGAACGTGACCGGTGCGAATCATGTGTTCCATGTGACGCGCCCCTGGAATCCGGCCAAAGAGATGCAGGCCACAGACCGCGCTTATCGTATTGGACAGACGCGCGACGTGACCGTCCACCTCCCAGTGGTGATGCACCCGACGTTGAATTCACTGGATAAGTTGCTCCATGACCTTTTGGAGAGCAAGCGCGAGCTAGCCACCCAGGTGATTCGACCGAGCGGCTCCCTGGACATCACATGGGAAGATCTCGAAGAAGGACTGGGAACGGTGGCATCGCACGAGACAGTGGAGTCGGTCCTTCCCTCCAACCTACCGTCCTTCAAAACTCCAGAGCTCGTTTTGAACCTCCTTGAGAGTCCTGTCTTGCGCGAACGTCTCGACCGACACGGCGTTCAGGGGAACGACTTGAAGGTGGTTCTTTCATTTGCGCTCGAACGTGAAGGGCGCACCACCGTTTCCCAACTCGCACGTTGTATGAATCGCGACGAGAGTAGGGTCGCCAGAATGATCTCGCCACTCATGAACGTGCTGAATCGCGACGGCTACATGGTGCTGAGGCGTGAAGAGGGCTTGCTACACTTGAACAAAGACCTCCTTCATCAACAATTTGCGTGA
- a CDS encoding DUF262 domain-containing protein, producing MAELRLRSVGDLLNERFFVPDYQRGYRWTKREVEALLNDVEAFYKESKKNTSGSSFYCLQPIVVSPREDGSWELIDGQQRLTTILLILRELGGLAPGLLSSVFSVEYETRMDSHGYLMDPQESLKDANIDFAHIYDTWAVIREWVSSRGTMNLHLLTTFIQPDDEGPNVRVIWYELDQSQKPAEAFIRLNMGRIPLTNSELIRALFLSESNDLHSSERNQIAQDWDLLEKQLHRDEFWYFLQNSSSRSTRIEFLFDLFVRVNSTEEFAKGDQLQTFLEFQKLFESGDVRILWKDFKHMAATLEEWFEDRTLFHLVGFLTTSAEDERKGKDWLVKLLNRRQSLNRRAFERYVLKEIWKVFQVQTHVPEEGLFSRLMEHLEELSYDESRDRRAIRATLLLFNIAEMLQNDGSNHRFHFGALVNDRWDIEHVRSVAEYIPGSPADRRAWLERACDFLATVEQAAPLKQEVEMAIEKGLADDALFEHLFMGIREVARESGDFGDGNSISNLVLLDSSTNRGYKNSIFPVKRLSIIGLDFEGQFVPPATRNVFLKYYTKTPSQLMYWDEQDQEEYWKTMLSTFERFFEPLTFQERV from the coding sequence GTGGCAGAACTGAGACTGAGGTCCGTCGGAGACCTTCTGAACGAACGATTTTTCGTTCCAGACTATCAACGTGGATACCGATGGACGAAACGGGAGGTGGAAGCCCTGCTCAACGATGTGGAAGCTTTCTACAAAGAGAGTAAGAAGAATACATCCGGCAGTAGCTTCTACTGCCTGCAACCGATCGTGGTTAGCCCCCGTGAAGACGGCTCTTGGGAGTTGATAGATGGGCAGCAGCGACTGACCACAATACTACTGATTTTGCGTGAGTTGGGCGGATTAGCCCCGGGACTGTTGAGCTCGGTTTTCAGCGTCGAATATGAAACGCGAATGGATAGCCACGGCTATCTGATGGATCCACAAGAGTCGCTTAAGGATGCAAACATCGATTTCGCCCATATCTATGACACGTGGGCCGTCATCCGAGAGTGGGTCAGTAGCCGCGGAACGATGAACCTGCATCTTCTAACCACGTTCATTCAGCCGGATGATGAGGGGCCAAATGTGCGCGTGATATGGTATGAGTTGGATCAGAGCCAAAAGCCTGCGGAAGCCTTTATTCGCCTAAACATGGGCCGAATTCCTCTAACGAATTCAGAGTTGATTCGAGCCCTTTTCTTGAGTGAAAGTAATGATTTGCACAGCTCCGAGCGTAACCAGATCGCCCAAGATTGGGATCTCTTGGAGAAGCAACTTCATCGCGATGAGTTTTGGTACTTCTTGCAGAACAGCTCGTCGCGTTCCACACGGATTGAGTTTCTCTTTGATCTATTTGTTCGCGTGAACTCGACCGAGGAGTTTGCAAAGGGCGACCAATTGCAGACGTTCTTGGAGTTTCAAAAATTGTTTGAGTCCGGAGACGTTCGCATCCTCTGGAAGGATTTTAAACACATGGCGGCCACACTGGAGGAATGGTTTGAGGATCGCACGCTCTTCCATCTGGTGGGTTTCTTGACCACAAGTGCTGAAGATGAGCGAAAGGGGAAAGATTGGCTAGTGAAACTCCTGAATCGCAGGCAATCCTTAAATCGGCGGGCATTTGAACGCTACGTACTGAAAGAGATTTGGAAGGTTTTTCAGGTTCAGACACACGTTCCAGAAGAAGGATTGTTCTCAAGGTTGATGGAGCATCTTGAGGAACTCTCGTACGATGAAAGCCGCGACCGAAGAGCGATTCGTGCAACGCTCTTGCTATTCAATATCGCCGAAATGCTTCAGAACGATGGTTCGAACCACCGTTTTCATTTTGGGGCTTTGGTCAACGATCGATGGGATATTGAGCATGTGCGTTCAGTGGCGGAGTACATTCCCGGAAGTCCAGCCGACAGACGAGCATGGTTGGAGCGTGCTTGCGATTTTCTCGCAACCGTGGAGCAGGCTGCCCCCCTCAAGCAGGAGGTTGAAATGGCCATTGAAAAAGGTCTCGCTGACGACGCGCTCTTCGAACACCTCTTCATGGGAATTCGTGAAGTCGCAAGAGAATCGGGAGATTTTGGCGATGGCAACTCGATCTCCAATTTGGTTTTGCTCGATAGCAGCACCAATCGGGGATACAAGAATTCAATCTTTCCGGTGAAACGATTGTCCATCATTGGGCTGGACTTCGAGGGGCAATTTGTTCCGCCTGCTACCCGTAATGTCTTCCTGAAATACTACACCAAGACGCCGTCGCAATTGATGTATTGGGACGAACAAGACCAGGAAGAGTATTGGAAGACGATGTTGAGCACGTTTGAACGTTTCTTCGAACCCCTCACTTTTCAGGAGCGAGTATGA
- a CDS encoding DUF262 domain-containing protein, with protein sequence MTTFLDVVKEGGIRIPLLQRDYAQGREENTQVRESFLDALAEAIRDATGKTLNLDFVYGRRSDGFLEPLDGQQRLTTLFLLHWYLASRNGAQSDFRAVMWDGHHAKFSYLTRPSARDFFDRLVEQPLDISSLSQMDSVQSTIRDQNWFLLAWLRDPTVRGVLTVIDAIHQRLHDLEDGYSRLVNASPIEFQYLPLDEFNLSDDLYIKMNARGKALTPFEIFKVQIEEFVKGCFQGELYPGSAFSWAQYFSLKMDTDWTDIFWKHRVGGSNEVDRQFLNFFKLFGLVSLVDSGRDNTLLAADLTSFLRKPVSLQSLRELGLLDRAFVERLADLLNRLAASGEELSYLGRSDYYDEVADFAEILNTGEGSMSDWVKRYAYFAFLLSQKDRELNPDAFHEWMRLVCNLVHASEIERYDRFANALLAVQTLASYGEGDQLLERVATCEVIGGLNQQQQREERIKASLILTPFQWRPLIEKAETHEYFRGQVEFLMQFSGIYGVWSLDRSWDEKEHKDFQRAFEFWFERAREVFPVEGRFEDFLWERALLCKGDYLLDYKYNKNLLKDSDRDVSWKRLLRADTQTESREAKRDLVKEVLSEFDPREPVGSLQATIQNGVGGADESVLWRKMLVEHPNLIRFCGKRCLRFEDVNIYLLTKTRRSGYHSELATHWLSQEFQRDNEGFQPLQCVYQTSNTGYTEPHAVFSYKTSTLKVLGNWPKVGILIDGPDFPDDMFAVWQPTSNALPVKSPEECRALLLKWAEYLRSQS encoded by the coding sequence ATGACTACATTCTTGGATGTTGTGAAAGAGGGCGGCATTCGTATCCCACTGCTCCAACGCGATTATGCGCAAGGCCGCGAAGAGAATACACAAGTTCGCGAGTCTTTTCTGGATGCACTCGCTGAAGCCATTCGAGATGCTACGGGCAAGACCCTGAATTTGGATTTTGTTTATGGCCGGCGGTCAGACGGCTTTCTGGAGCCGCTAGACGGCCAACAACGTCTCACGACGTTGTTCTTGTTGCACTGGTATCTGGCCAGTCGCAATGGAGCTCAATCGGATTTCCGGGCTGTGATGTGGGATGGACACCATGCGAAGTTTTCCTACCTGACGCGACCGAGTGCACGCGATTTCTTCGACCGGCTGGTAGAGCAACCATTGGATATCTCCAGTTTGTCTCAAATGGATTCCGTTCAAAGCACTATTCGTGATCAAAACTGGTTCTTATTGGCTTGGTTGAGAGACCCTACTGTGAGAGGTGTTCTTACCGTGATTGATGCGATTCACCAGCGACTACACGATCTGGAGGATGGTTATTCCAGGCTAGTAAACGCCTCGCCGATTGAGTTCCAATACCTGCCGCTGGACGAGTTCAATCTGTCGGATGACCTCTACATCAAGATGAATGCGAGAGGAAAGGCACTAACCCCCTTTGAGATTTTCAAGGTCCAAATTGAAGAGTTTGTTAAAGGGTGTTTTCAAGGCGAGCTCTACCCGGGATCGGCCTTTTCTTGGGCTCAATACTTTAGCCTAAAAATGGACACTGACTGGACGGACATTTTCTGGAAGCACCGCGTTGGTGGAAGTAACGAGGTCGATCGGCAGTTTCTGAACTTCTTTAAGCTCTTCGGACTAGTGAGTTTGGTCGATTCGGGCCGCGACAACACCTTACTTGCTGCAGATCTCACATCTTTTCTGAGGAAGCCTGTTTCGCTGCAGTCTCTGCGTGAGTTGGGCCTACTTGATCGTGCATTTGTTGAGCGCCTGGCGGACCTCTTGAATCGACTCGCTGCATCCGGCGAGGAACTCAGTTACCTAGGCCGCAGCGACTATTACGACGAAGTGGCTGACTTTGCGGAGATCCTGAATACCGGCGAAGGTTCAATGAGTGATTGGGTGAAGCGATACGCCTACTTTGCTTTCTTGCTCTCCCAGAAAGACCGTGAGTTAAATCCAGATGCATTCCATGAGTGGATGCGCTTGGTTTGTAACCTTGTTCATGCTTCAGAGATTGAGCGTTATGACCGTTTTGCAAACGCCCTCTTGGCTGTCCAAACTCTCGCCAGTTACGGCGAGGGCGATCAGCTTCTGGAGCGCGTCGCAACGTGCGAGGTGATTGGCGGTCTGAACCAACAGCAGCAACGCGAAGAACGTATCAAGGCCAGCCTAATTTTGACGCCTTTTCAGTGGAGACCGCTGATTGAGAAAGCAGAGACCCACGAGTATTTTCGAGGCCAAGTCGAATTCTTAATGCAGTTTTCTGGGATTTACGGTGTTTGGAGTCTTGATCGTTCATGGGATGAGAAAGAACACAAAGACTTCCAGCGAGCTTTTGAGTTCTGGTTTGAGCGCGCGAGGGAGGTGTTCCCTGTCGAGGGTCGCTTCGAAGATTTTCTGTGGGAGCGCGCGCTCTTGTGCAAGGGGGATTATCTGCTTGATTATAAATACAACAAGAATCTCTTGAAGGATTCAGACCGTGATGTGAGCTGGAAGCGCTTGCTAAGGGCAGATACCCAGACAGAGAGCAGGGAAGCAAAGCGCGACTTGGTAAAGGAAGTGCTCTCTGAGTTTGACCCGAGGGAACCCGTTGGTTCTCTGCAGGCCACTATCCAAAATGGTGTTGGAGGTGCGGACGAGAGTGTGCTGTGGCGGAAAATGCTGGTCGAGCATCCCAATCTGATCAGGTTTTGTGGAAAGCGATGTTTGAGGTTTGAAGACGTAAACATCTATCTCTTAACAAAAACACGCAGAAGCGGTTACCATTCCGAGCTTGCCACGCATTGGCTGTCACAAGAGTTCCAAAGGGACAATGAGGGCTTTCAACCGCTCCAATGTGTCTACCAAACTTCCAACACTGGGTATACCGAACCTCACGCGGTTTTCTCTTATAAGACTTCGACTCTAAAGGTTTTGGGGAACTGGCCGAAAGTAGGGATACTCATCGATGGACCGGACTTTCCAGACGACATGTTCGCTGTATGGCAACCTACGAGCAACGCTCTTCCAGTGAAGTCGCCTGAGGAGTGTCGAGCACTACTTCTCAAATGGGCTGAGTATTTGAGGTCACAGAGTTGA